The genomic DNA ATACAACTTTCAAAGATATGTCATAATACAACGGTGAAAAACACTAGATTTGAATACCTAATAAAAACGCTATCTCGTACTAAACGTAAAGATTACGAAAATTATATTGTTAATGCCATATGGAATAGGCTTAACGATAGCTCTATCAAGCCCGCATCACAGTGGTTTGTAAAGAACCAGAATGGCTGGCATCTCATAGATCTCTACTTTCCACAAATTAATCTTGGTGTCGAGTGCGACGAAGGCCACCACAAGAGCAACCAAGCCAATGACGAGCAGCGAGAATTAAAACTTATCGAAGTCCTAAGTGCCGCAAGTAAGCATCCATATCAGGCTTTGCATATTGACGCCACTTTACCGTTTGAAGATATAGAACTAAAAATAAATGATTGCGTGCGCAAGATAAAGATGCTCGTTAAAGAAAGACGTGAAGCTAACGATTTTATTGAATGGTCTGACGTAGACACAGTGACATATTTTAAAGATAAACAAATTATACGTTCCAGTGACGATATACTATTTCCAACTATCGTCAGTGCGGTAAATAGCCTCATGCAGTCTACCAAGAAAGGCTACCAACTGGGATACTTTACTCCTCGAGGATTAGATTCCAAGTATAAGTTTTGGTTTCCTCAATTGGAAGTTGAAGGTAAGGCTCAAGCACGGGGATGGCATAATATATTGTCCGAAGACGGCAAAACCATCACTGAATATAATGACGACATAAAGGCCAACATGGTCAATTGGGAGGGCACAAGTCGCAAAGAGTTTTTAGACTATATTCGAGTTACTTTTGCCAAGGTGCGCGACCCCATCACCAATAAGCGCGCTTATAAATTTGTCGGCTTATTTGAGTTAAAAGCTATAGACGATGGCGATGTTAGGACTTACTCTAAAATTAGCGATACTTTCAATGCCAGTAGGTACAAGTTGTCTACTTAATGTTTAAATATTTCGGCAAGTGAAACAAAAAGGCCCAATAAGATCAATGGATATGATAACTGTAAGGTTCTTAAAAAGTAGAGTACAAAAGAGGTAGTAGGATCCATTTAGTAAGACTTCCACTATTCGAATGAAATTTTTTATCAACGACAATCCTATCCATACTTTTAGTGCTTTTGCTATACTCAACCCATG from Candidatus Saccharibacteria bacterium includes the following:
- a CDS encoding restriction endonuclease, producing MKNTRFEYLIKTLSRTKRKDYENYIVNAIWNRLNDSSIKPASQWFVKNQNGWHLIDLYFPQINLGVECDEGHHKSNQANDEQRELKLIEVLSAASKHPYQALHIDATLPFEDIELKINDCVRKIKMLVKERREANDFIEWSDVDTVTYFKDKQIIRSSDDILFPTIVSAVNSLMQSTKKGYQLGYFTPRGLDSKYKFWFPQLEVEGKAQARGWHNILSEDGKTITEYNDDIKANMVNWEGTSRKEFLDYIRVTFAKVRDPITNKRAYKFVGLFELKAIDDGDVRTYSKISDTFNASRYKLST